From Candidatus Desulfatibia profunda, a single genomic window includes:
- a CDS encoding hydrogenase iron-sulfur subunit, producing the protein MTIKRITFVQELLNFMGLGGRLHLDWISSAEAHKFVRVVTGFTEKVRALGPSPLTGKLELNAIARDCEAAQEALSVEGG; encoded by the coding sequence GACGATCAAGCGCATCACGTTTGTGCAGGAGCTTTTAAATTTCATGGGATTGGGCGGCCGCCTGCACCTGGACTGGATATCCTCGGCCGAGGCCCACAAGTTTGTCCGGGTGGTTACCGGTTTTACTGAAAAAGTCAGGGCGCTGGGCCCGAGTCCCTTGACGGGTAAACTTGAACTGAACGCCATCGCGAGAGACTGCGAAGCGGCACAGGAAGCCCT